From a region of the Azospirillum formosense genome:
- a CDS encoding ABC transporter substrate-binding protein produces MQIALLAGGLCASPAAFSQEASADLSTVRIAYLTQAIEHPPALSNLDEPPADEGLAGARLAVADNNSTGRFLKQRFALEAVTVPIDGDPAQALRDLAAAGHRIVVLDLPGETPGALARLPEAANLLLFNAGSTDDSLRNALCAPNLLHTAPDRAMLADALAQYLAVKRWTKWLLIVGTRPEDRLYAAAVKRAAKRFGAEVVEEKTWSEDHDARRTAQAEMPVFTQGKRHDVVIVADEIGDFGDYVLYRTWEPRPVAGTQGLVPTNWHRAHEAWGAAQLQSRFKAAAQRTMLPRDHAVWAAIRAVGEAATRTRSTDPAALAAHIRGPDFTLAAFKGVPLSFRSWDGQLRQPVLLAADRSLVSVSPQDGFLHPRTELDTLGQDQPETGCRR; encoded by the coding sequence ATGCAGATCGCCTTGCTGGCCGGCGGGCTGTGCGCCTCGCCGGCCGCCTTTTCGCAGGAAGCATCCGCAGACCTCTCGACCGTCCGCATCGCCTACCTGACGCAGGCGATCGAGCATCCCCCCGCCCTGTCCAACCTCGACGAACCGCCTGCCGACGAAGGATTGGCCGGCGCCCGTCTCGCCGTGGCGGACAACAACAGCACGGGCCGCTTCCTCAAGCAGCGCTTCGCGCTGGAGGCGGTGACCGTCCCTATCGACGGCGACCCGGCGCAGGCGCTGCGCGACCTCGCCGCCGCCGGGCACCGCATCGTCGTGCTGGACCTGCCCGGCGAGACGCCCGGCGCGCTGGCCCGCCTGCCGGAGGCCGCGAACCTGCTGCTGTTCAACGCCGGCTCCACCGACGACAGCCTGCGCAACGCGCTGTGCGCGCCCAACCTGCTGCACACCGCCCCCGACCGCGCCATGCTGGCCGACGCGCTGGCCCAGTATCTGGCGGTGAAGCGCTGGACGAAATGGCTGCTGATCGTCGGCACCCGGCCCGAGGACCGGCTCTACGCCGCCGCGGTGAAGCGGGCCGCCAAGCGCTTCGGCGCTGAAGTGGTGGAGGAGAAGACCTGGAGCGAGGACCACGACGCCCGCCGCACCGCCCAGGCCGAAATGCCGGTCTTCACCCAGGGCAAGCGGCACGACGTGGTGATCGTCGCCGACGAGATCGGCGATTTCGGCGACTACGTCCTGTACCGCACCTGGGAGCCGCGCCCGGTCGCCGGCACGCAGGGCCTCGTCCCCACCAACTGGCACCGCGCCCACGAGGCGTGGGGGGCCGCGCAGCTCCAGTCCCGCTTCAAGGCCGCCGCCCAGCGCACCATGCTGCCCCGCGACCACGCGGTCTGGGCGGCCATCCGCGCGGTGGGCGAGGCGGCGACCCGCACCCGCTCCACCGACCCCGCGGCGCTGGCCGCCCACATCCGCGGTCCGGACTTCACGCTGGCCGCCTTCAAGGGCGTGCCGCTGTCCTTCCGCAGCTGGGACGGGCAGCTCCGCCAACCGGTGCTTCTCGCCGCCGACCGCTCGCTGGTGTCCGTCTCGCCGCAGGACGGCTTCCTGCACCCCCGGACCGAACTCGACACGCTGGGCCAAGACCAGCCCGAAACGGGTTGCCGCCGCTGA
- a CDS encoding YVTN family beta-propeller repeat protein — protein sequence MTTARSLLLAALLAGCAVPALAETVYVSNEKDNTLSIIDGATLTVTETVKVGRRPRGITLSADGKHLYICASDDDTVQVMDLATKKILHNLPSGEDPELFALHPDGKQLFIANEESNVVTIVDVPSRRVAYQVDVGVEPEGMAVSPDGKWAVNTSETTNMVHWIDTEKRAVVDNTLVDARPRYAQFSKDGGRLWVSAEIGGTLSVIDTADRKVAQTIRFKIKGVPQDRIQPVGIKLTDDGRYAFVALGPANHVAVVDAQTFAVKDYLLVGRRVWQLDLSPDQKRLYATNGVSGDVSVIDVDSLKVVKSIKVGRYPWGVAVKG from the coding sequence ATGACCACCGCCCGCTCCCTTCTCCTCGCCGCGCTGCTGGCCGGCTGCGCCGTCCCCGCCTTGGCGGAGACCGTCTATGTCTCGAACGAGAAGGACAACACCCTGTCCATCATCGACGGCGCGACGCTGACGGTGACGGAGACGGTGAAGGTCGGGCGGCGCCCCCGCGGCATCACGCTGAGCGCGGACGGCAAGCATCTCTACATCTGCGCCAGCGACGACGACACGGTGCAGGTGATGGACCTCGCGACCAAAAAGATCCTGCACAACCTGCCTTCGGGCGAGGACCCGGAGCTGTTCGCCCTGCACCCCGACGGCAAGCAGCTGTTCATCGCCAACGAGGAGAGCAACGTCGTCACCATCGTGGACGTGCCCAGCCGCCGCGTCGCCTATCAGGTGGATGTCGGCGTGGAGCCGGAAGGCATGGCGGTCAGCCCCGACGGCAAATGGGCGGTGAACACGTCGGAGACGACGAACATGGTCCATTGGATCGACACGGAGAAGCGCGCCGTCGTCGACAACACGCTGGTCGACGCCCGCCCGCGCTACGCCCAGTTCAGCAAGGACGGCGGCCGCCTGTGGGTGTCGGCGGAGATCGGCGGCACCCTGTCGGTGATCGACACGGCCGACCGCAAGGTGGCGCAGACCATCCGCTTCAAGATCAAGGGCGTGCCGCAGGACCGCATCCAGCCCGTGGGAATCAAGCTGACCGACGACGGGCGCTACGCCTTCGTGGCGCTCGGCCCGGCCAACCACGTCGCGGTGGTGGATGCCCAGACTTTCGCGGTGAAGGACTATCTGCTGGTCGGCCGCCGCGTCTGGCAGCTCGACCTGTCGCCCGACCAGAAGCGGCTCTACGCCACCAACGGCGTCTCGGGCGACGTGTCGGTGATCGACGTGGACAGCCTGAAGGTCGTCAAGTCGATCAAGGTCGGCCGCTACCCCTGGGGCGTCGCGGTGAAGGGCTGA
- a CDS encoding ABC transporter ATP-binding protein, translated as MAEPALSVEGLSYAYGRGAFALKDVSLAVGAGSFTALLGPNGAGKTTLFALITRLFESPGGTIRIGGVDLRREPARALARMGVVFQQPTLDLDLTVRQNLLYFAALHGIPRRTAEARARESLERLGMAERVGETVRALNGGHRRRVELARALLHEPALLVLDEPTVGLDVPARRAIVEHVHALCRERGIAVLWATHLIDEIGEGDRVVVIHRGRVRAAGPVTEVNRATGADTLTESFTRLTAKEAA; from the coding sequence ATGGCCGAACCGGCGCTGTCGGTCGAAGGGTTGAGCTACGCCTACGGGCGCGGAGCCTTCGCGCTGAAGGACGTATCGCTGGCGGTCGGGGCGGGGTCCTTCACCGCCCTGCTCGGCCCCAACGGGGCGGGCAAGACGACGCTGTTCGCGCTGATCACCCGCCTGTTCGAATCGCCGGGCGGCACCATCCGCATCGGCGGCGTTGATCTGCGGCGGGAGCCGGCCCGGGCGCTGGCCCGCATGGGGGTGGTGTTCCAGCAGCCGACGCTCGACCTCGACCTGACGGTGCGGCAGAACCTGCTCTATTTCGCCGCCCTGCACGGCATCCCCCGCCGCACCGCCGAGGCGCGGGCGCGGGAGTCGCTGGAGCGGCTGGGCATGGCAGAGCGCGTCGGCGAGACGGTGCGGGCGCTGAACGGCGGGCACCGCCGCCGGGTGGAGCTGGCCCGCGCGCTGCTGCACGAGCCGGCCCTGCTGGTGCTGGACGAGCCGACCGTCGGGCTGGACGTCCCGGCGCGCCGCGCCATCGTCGAGCATGTCCACGCGCTGTGCCGGGAACGCGGCATCGCCGTGCTCTGGGCCACCCACCTGATCGACGAGATCGGCGAGGGCGACCGCGTGGTGGTGATCCACCGCGGCCGGGTCCGCGCCGCCGGGCCGGTGACGGAGGTGAACCGCGCGACCGGGGCGGACACGCTGACCGAGAGCTTCACCCGGCTGACCGCGAAGGAGGCGGCGTGA
- a CDS encoding ABC transporter permease — MTAFAHNSPAHYARALGGIVGREVLRFVHQRERFLSALVRPLLWLFVFAAGFRAALGIAITPPYETYIPYEVYIVPGLAGMVQLFNGMQSSLSMVYDREMGSMRMLLVSPLPRWFLLTAKLLAGTAVSILQVYTFLAVAWVYGVQAPPLGYLTVLPALVVSGLMLGALGMLLSSAIRQLENFAGVMNFVIFPTFFLSTALYPLWKMQEAGEILYFLCTVNPFSQAVELIRFALYLDVNLPALGWTVLALALFLGGAIYGYNPAQGFLARKTGGE, encoded by the coding sequence GTGACGGCCTTCGCCCACAATTCCCCCGCCCATTATGCCCGCGCCCTCGGCGGGATCGTCGGGCGTGAGGTGCTGCGCTTCGTCCACCAGCGGGAGCGCTTCCTGTCGGCGCTGGTCCGCCCGCTGCTCTGGCTGTTCGTCTTCGCGGCGGGCTTCCGCGCGGCGCTGGGTATCGCCATCACCCCGCCCTACGAGACCTACATCCCCTACGAGGTCTACATCGTCCCCGGCCTTGCCGGGATGGTGCAGCTGTTCAACGGGATGCAAAGCTCGCTGTCGATGGTCTACGACCGCGAGATGGGCAGCATGCGGATGCTGCTGGTCAGCCCCCTGCCCCGCTGGTTCCTGCTGACGGCGAAGCTGCTGGCCGGGACGGCGGTGTCGATCCTCCAGGTCTACACCTTCCTCGCCGTCGCCTGGGTCTACGGGGTGCAGGCGCCGCCGCTCGGCTATCTCACGGTGCTGCCGGCGCTGGTGGTCAGCGGGCTGATGCTGGGGGCGCTGGGGATGCTGCTGTCCTCGGCCATCCGGCAACTGGAGAATTTCGCCGGCGTGATGAACTTCGTCATCTTCCCGACCTTCTTCCTGTCCACCGCGCTCTATCCCCTGTGGAAGATGCAGGAGGCCGGGGAGATTCTCTACTTCCTGTGCACCGTCAACCCCTTCAGCCAAGCGGTCGAGCTGATCCGCTTCGCGCTGTATCTGGACGTGAACCTGCCGGCGCTGGGCTGGACGGTGCTGGCGCTGGCGCTGTTCCTCGGCGGCGCGATCTACGGCTACAACCCGGCGCAGGGCTTCCTGGCGCGCAAGACCGGCGGGGAGTAG
- a CDS encoding NAD+ synthase, producing the protein MTDRLSIALAQINPTVGAITANIERIRTARAEAAARGADLMVCPELAVTGCPPEDLVLKPFFLDVVEQAVRDLAAETADGGPALLVGAPWRDGGKRHNAALLLDGGRIAATRFKVDLPNCGVFDEKRVFVPGPLPGPINVRGVRLGVPIGEDMWSADVIETLAESGAEILVVPNGSPFELGNHDQRVQLAVRRVTESGLPLLYVNQVGGQDELVFDGASFALGADCRLVAQAPAFAEHLLVTRWERGEDDVWSCADTECVAPPDGLESIYAALVLALRDYVAKNRFPGVILGLSGGIDSALAAAIAVDALGAERVHGVMMPSPHTAPESQEDAVESAELLGCRLDTVSILPAMEAFERMLRPAFAGRDPDVTEENLQARSRGVTLMALSNRFGPMVLSTGNKSEMSVGYATLYGDLCGGFAVLKDVYKTTVYALARWRNAHVPEGALGPAGRVVPERVLVKAPTAELSPGQTDQDTLPPYEALDDILRCLIEEELGVAEIVARGHAPEVVNAVWGMLHRAEYKRRQAPPGPKITRRPFGRERRYPITNGFGSLL; encoded by the coding sequence ATGACCGACCGCCTTTCCATCGCGCTGGCCCAGATCAACCCGACCGTCGGCGCCATCACCGCCAACATCGAGCGCATCCGCACCGCGCGGGCGGAGGCCGCCGCGCGCGGTGCCGACCTGATGGTCTGCCCGGAGCTGGCGGTGACCGGCTGCCCGCCGGAGGATCTGGTGCTGAAGCCCTTCTTCCTGGACGTGGTGGAACAGGCGGTGCGTGACCTCGCCGCCGAGACGGCGGACGGCGGCCCGGCCTTGCTGGTCGGCGCGCCCTGGCGCGACGGCGGCAAGCGCCACAACGCCGCCCTGCTGCTCGACGGCGGGCGGATCGCGGCGACCCGCTTCAAGGTGGACCTGCCGAACTGCGGCGTCTTCGACGAGAAGCGCGTCTTCGTTCCCGGCCCGCTGCCCGGCCCGATCAACGTCCGGGGCGTGCGGCTGGGCGTTCCGATCGGCGAGGACATGTGGTCCGCCGACGTGATCGAGACGCTGGCGGAAAGCGGGGCGGAGATCCTGGTGGTTCCCAACGGCAGCCCGTTCGAGCTGGGCAACCACGACCAGCGCGTGCAGCTCGCCGTGCGGCGGGTCACCGAGTCCGGCCTGCCGCTGCTCTACGTCAATCAGGTGGGCGGGCAGGACGAGCTGGTCTTCGACGGCGCCAGCTTCGCGCTGGGCGCCGATTGCCGGCTGGTCGCGCAGGCCCCCGCCTTCGCCGAGCATCTGCTGGTCACCCGCTGGGAGCGTGGCGAGGACGATGTGTGGAGCTGCGCCGACACGGAGTGCGTCGCCCCGCCGGACGGGTTGGAATCGATCTACGCGGCGCTGGTGCTGGCCTTGCGCGATTATGTGGCCAAGAACCGCTTCCCCGGCGTCATCCTCGGCCTGTCGGGCGGCATCGACTCGGCGCTGGCGGCGGCCATCGCGGTGGACGCGCTGGGCGCCGAACGGGTGCACGGCGTGATGATGCCGTCGCCCCACACCGCGCCGGAGAGCCAGGAGGACGCCGTGGAGTCGGCGGAGCTGCTGGGTTGCCGACTCGACACCGTTTCCATCCTGCCGGCGATGGAGGCGTTCGAGCGGATGCTGCGGCCGGCCTTCGCGGGGCGCGACCCGGACGTGACCGAGGAGAACCTCCAGGCGCGGTCGCGCGGCGTGACGCTGATGGCGCTGTCCAACAGGTTCGGCCCCATGGTGCTGTCCACCGGCAACAAGTCGGAGATGTCGGTCGGCTACGCCACGCTCTACGGCGACCTGTGCGGCGGCTTCGCCGTTCTGAAGGACGTCTACAAGACGACGGTCTACGCGCTGGCGCGCTGGCGCAACGCGCACGTGCCGGAGGGCGCGCTCGGCCCGGCCGGCCGCGTCGTGCCGGAGCGGGTGCTGGTCAAGGCCCCGACGGCGGAGCTGAGCCCCGGCCAGACCGACCAGGACACGCTGCCACCCTACGAGGCGCTGGACGACATCCTGCGCTGCCTGATCGAGGAGGAGCTGGGCGTCGCGGAGATCGTCGCCCGCGGCCACGCGCCGGAGGTGGTGAACGCGGTCTGGGGCATGCTGCATCGGGCCGAATACAAGCGCCGCCAGGCGCCTCCCGGCCCGAAGATCACCCGGCGTCCGTTCGGCCGCGAGCGCCGCTACCCGATCACCAACGGGTTCGGCAGCCTCCTGTGA
- a CDS encoding FAD-dependent oxidoreductase: MQQSGQGSGATTSVWMDRGGAAMPAGTVAPTAAALGVLTPDVIVVGAGIAGVTTAYLLQRSGKSVLLLDDGPPGGGETGRTTAHLSDVIDDRFTEMERLHSESGARMAAESHGAAIDTIERIAREEGIDCGFARLDGYLMLAPGQDPAGLDRERDAARRAGLDDVERLDAPPIRHPGPCLRFPRQARVHALDYLAGLTRAFLARGGALATGAHVSTVRQDGERVRVEAGPDHALVEADAVVVATNSPISDRFAIHSKQAPHRTYAISLRVPKGSVPDALYWDTLDTYHYARLQPEDDHDRLIVGGEDHKTGEARDMAERWAALEAWTRAHFPQAGAVEHRWSGQVMEPFDGLAFIGPDPAYGGRVFVATGDSGMGMTHGTIAGLVLCELIHGSGSPWAALYDPGRKMTNKLGTYLRENLDVARHFLPYVQGPELEGEDRIQPGQGAVLKSGVWPIAVFRDETGALHRRSAICPHLKCVVRWNPGERSWDCPCHGSRFAVDGTVLNGPATQPLAPVEDSASKN; the protein is encoded by the coding sequence ATGCAACAGTCCGGGCAGGGTTCCGGTGCCACGACCTCCGTCTGGATGGACCGCGGCGGGGCGGCGATGCCCGCGGGGACGGTCGCCCCCACCGCCGCGGCGCTGGGCGTCCTGACGCCGGACGTGATCGTCGTCGGGGCGGGCATCGCCGGGGTGACCACCGCCTATCTGCTGCAGCGCTCCGGCAAGTCGGTGCTGCTGCTGGACGACGGGCCGCCGGGCGGCGGCGAGACCGGGCGCACCACGGCGCATCTCTCCGACGTCATCGACGACCGCTTTACCGAGATGGAGCGGCTGCACAGCGAGTCCGGCGCCCGCATGGCGGCGGAAAGCCACGGCGCCGCCATCGACACCATCGAGCGGATCGCCCGCGAGGAGGGCATCGACTGCGGCTTCGCCCGGCTGGACGGTTATCTGATGCTGGCGCCGGGGCAGGACCCCGCCGGGCTGGACCGCGAGCGCGACGCCGCCCGCCGCGCCGGGCTGGACGATGTGGAGCGGTTGGACGCCCCGCCCATCCGGCATCCCGGCCCCTGCCTGCGCTTCCCCCGGCAGGCGCGCGTCCACGCGCTGGACTATCTGGCCGGGCTGACCCGCGCCTTCCTGGCGCGCGGCGGCGCGCTGGCCACCGGAGCGCACGTCTCCACGGTCCGGCAGGACGGCGAGCGCGTGCGCGTCGAGGCCGGACCGGATCACGCGCTGGTGGAGGCCGACGCGGTGGTCGTCGCCACCAACTCCCCGATCAGCGACCGCTTCGCCATCCATTCCAAGCAGGCGCCCCACCGCACCTACGCCATCTCGCTGCGGGTGCCGAAGGGCAGCGTGCCCGACGCCCTCTATTGGGACACGCTCGACACCTATCATTACGCGCGGCTCCAGCCGGAGGACGACCACGACCGGCTGATCGTCGGCGGCGAGGACCACAAGACCGGCGAGGCCCGCGACATGGCGGAGCGCTGGGCCGCGCTGGAGGCCTGGACGCGCGCGCATTTCCCCCAGGCCGGGGCGGTCGAGCACCGCTGGTCCGGGCAGGTGATGGAGCCCTTCGACGGGCTGGCCTTCATCGGCCCCGACCCGGCCTATGGCGGGCGGGTGTTCGTCGCGACCGGCGACAGCGGCATGGGGATGACCCACGGCACCATCGCCGGGCTGGTCCTGTGCGAGCTGATCCACGGCAGCGGCAGCCCGTGGGCCGCCCTGTACGATCCCGGCCGCAAGATGACCAACAAGCTCGGCACCTATCTGCGGGAGAACCTCGACGTGGCCCGCCACTTCCTGCCCTACGTGCAGGGGCCGGAGCTGGAAGGGGAGGACCGCATCCAACCCGGCCAGGGGGCGGTGCTGAAATCGGGCGTCTGGCCCATCGCCGTGTTCCGCGACGAGACGGGGGCGCTGCACCGCCGCTCGGCCATCTGCCCCCACCTGAAATGCGTGGTGCGCTGGAATCCCGGCGAGCGGAGCTGGGACTGCCCCTGCCAC